From the genome of Bacteroides sp. MSB163, one region includes:
- a CDS encoding LPP20 family lipoprotein: MKSNNMKRSAFIIVTFLFIALAAKGQSIEEIQTSKDYIWGTGNAATLKKADNEALAALISQISTNVSSKFEQLTEGGMSGDQATVDETFKSVINTYSRATLNNTRRIVIQNEPEAVVMRYIKVAEIQRIFDGRKTKILDFAQEAIRAEKKAQVADALRYYYWALVLLQSYPDGNFLTMKDEEGKDLLLTTWIPKQMNDIFSNLKVSMESTHLDGDLKTINLKVLYKGQPARNYDYTYFDGRDWSNIFSAKDGTGIVELPVLANARNLQLRTEYMFEGEANIDNELSEVMGTVNPIAMRNCALKLEGEEPKPGEEKTEEALMAESDSATTTNSGMHYLSTMESAAYDDTMKKVEKAIRTRNFTDIQSLCTESGYDMFNRLIKYGQGKIINEPEFRFLECNGEVTCRSLPMSFKFSNQRTFVEDVVFTLNKEGKIDCLSFGLNKPAVDDIMNQTSWNDTVRNVLINFLESYKTAYALKRYDYINSIFSDDALIITGSVLKHTASNEGQVMSKQAVKYTRQTKSEYMKKLQHIFRSSEFINLRFADNQVRKSGVGGEIYGIQIKQDYFSSSYGDTGYLFLMVDLNNPKEPVIHVRTWQPEKDPNFGLIDLSHF; this comes from the coding sequence ATGAAAAGCAACAACATGAAAAGGAGCGCATTTATCATCGTTACATTCTTATTTATTGCCCTTGCCGCAAAAGGACAATCCATTGAAGAAATACAAACCAGCAAAGACTACATCTGGGGTACGGGAAACGCCGCTACCCTGAAAAAAGCCGATAATGAAGCACTTGCTGCGCTGATCAGCCAGATATCTACCAACGTATCTTCCAAGTTCGAACAACTGACCGAAGGCGGAATGAGCGGTGATCAAGCAACCGTGGACGAGACATTCAAGTCCGTCATTAACACCTACTCACGTGCCACGTTGAACAACACCCGCCGCATCGTGATACAAAACGAACCGGAAGCCGTTGTCATGCGCTACATTAAAGTGGCTGAAATACAACGCATCTTCGACGGACGCAAGACAAAGATACTCGACTTCGCCCAGGAAGCCATCCGCGCCGAGAAAAAAGCGCAAGTAGCCGACGCCCTGCGCTACTATTACTGGGCACTCGTCCTGCTCCAAAGCTATCCCGACGGCAACTTCCTCACCATGAAAGATGAGGAAGGCAAAGACCTTTTACTCACCACCTGGATTCCCAAACAGATGAACGACATCTTCTCCAATCTGAAAGTAAGCATGGAAAGCACCCATCTGGACGGTGATCTGAAAACAATCAACCTCAAAGTACTCTATAAAGGACAGCCCGCCCGCAACTACGATTACACTTATTTCGACGGTCGCGACTGGTCCAATATCTTCTCAGCCAAAGACGGCACAGGCATCGTGGAACTTCCCGTACTTGCCAACGCCCGCAATCTGCAACTGCGCACCGAGTATATGTTTGAAGGTGAGGCAAATATCGACAACGAGCTGTCCGAAGTGATGGGAACCGTCAACCCCATAGCCATGCGCAACTGCGCCTTGAAACTGGAAGGGGAAGAGCCGAAACCCGGCGAAGAGAAGACCGAGGAAGCCTTAATGGCAGAGTCAGACAGTGCCACCACCACAAACAGCGGTATGCATTATCTGTCCACCATGGAATCCGCAGCCTACGACGACACCATGAAGAAAGTGGAAAAAGCTATTCGCACACGAAATTTCACCGATATACAATCCTTATGTACCGAAAGCGGATACGATATGTTCAACCGTCTCATCAAATACGGACAAGGCAAAATCATCAACGAACCGGAATTCAGATTCTTAGAGTGCAATGGGGAAGTAACTTGCCGCAGTCTGCCCATGAGTTTCAAGTTCAGTAACCAGCGCACGTTTGTAGAAGATGTAGTGTTTACTCTGAACAAGGAAGGCAAGATAGATTGCCTCTCCTTCGGCCTCAACAAACCTGCCGTAGATGATATCATGAACCAGACTTCCTGGAACGATACCGTTCGCAACGTACTTATCAACTTCCTCGAAAGTTATAAGACGGCTTATGCTTTGAAGCGCTACGATTATATCAACAGCATTTTCTCTGATGATGCCTTGATTATCACCGGTTCAGTACTGAAACACACTGCCAGCAACGAAGGACAGGTCATGAGCAAGCAAGCCGTAAAGTATACCCGCCAGACAAAGTCGGAATACATGAAGAAATTACAGCACATTTTCCGTAGCTCGGAATTTATCAACCTCCGCTTTGCCGACAACCAAGTTCGCAAGTCGGGTGTAGGAGGCGAGATCTACGGCATTCAGATCAAGCAGGATTACTTCTCGTCCAGCTACGGAGATACGGGCTATCTGTTCCTGATGGTAGACCTGAACAACCCTAAAGAACCGGTGATCCACGTACGTACCTGGCAGCCGGAAAAGGATCCGAACTTCGGATTGATAGATTTAAGCCACTTCTGA
- the dusB gene encoding tRNA dihydrouridine synthase DusB, with the protein MKIGHIDLGERPIFLAPMEDVTDPAFRLMCKKFGADMVYTEFVSADALIRSVSKTEQKLNISDEERPVAIQIYGKDTETMVEAARIVEEARPDILDINFGCPVKRVAGKGAGAGMLQNIPKMLEITRAVVDAVKIPVSVKTRLGWDANSKIIVELAEQLQDCGIAALTIHGRTRAQMYTGEADWTLIGEVKKNPRMHIPIIGNGDVTTPQRAKECFDLYGVDAIMIGRASFGRPWIFKEVRHYLETGEELPPLSAEWKLDVLRQEVVDSVNLLDERRGILHVRRHLAASPLFKGIPNFRETRIAMLRAETKEELFRIFDDIAPILHSPA; encoded by the coding sequence ATGAAGATAGGCCACATAGACCTGGGCGAACGCCCCATATTTTTAGCTCCGATGGAGGATGTCACCGACCCTGCATTCCGGTTGATGTGCAAGAAGTTCGGTGCCGACATGGTGTACACGGAATTCGTATCTGCCGATGCCCTGATACGCTCCGTCAGCAAGACCGAACAGAAGCTGAATATCAGTGATGAAGAACGGCCGGTAGCCATACAGATATATGGCAAAGATACCGAAACCATGGTGGAAGCCGCCCGCATCGTAGAAGAGGCGCGTCCGGATATTCTCGATATTAACTTCGGTTGTCCCGTGAAGCGTGTAGCGGGCAAGGGAGCCGGTGCGGGTATGTTGCAGAATATTCCCAAGATGCTGGAAATTACCCGTGCCGTGGTAGATGCCGTGAAGATACCGGTGAGCGTAAAAACCCGCCTGGGCTGGGATGCGAACAGCAAGATTATCGTGGAACTGGCAGAGCAATTACAGGATTGCGGCATTGCCGCACTTACCATACACGGCCGTACCCGTGCGCAGATGTACACCGGTGAGGCGGACTGGACACTTATCGGCGAAGTAAAGAAAAATCCGCGTATGCATATCCCCATCATTGGTAACGGTGACGTCACCACTCCCCAAAGGGCAAAGGAGTGTTTCGATCTTTATGGAGTGGATGCCATCATGATAGGCCGTGCCAGCTTTGGCCGCCCATGGATATTCAAGGAGGTGAGGCATTATCTGGAAACGGGTGAGGAGTTGCCACCACTAAGTGCCGAGTGGAAACTGGATGTGTTACGCCAGGAGGTAGTGGACAGCGTCAATCTGCTGGATGAAAGAAGAGGAATCCTGCATGTACGTCGCCACCTTGCTGCAAGTCCGCTGTTCAAGGGGATACCCAATTTCCGGGAAACGCGTATTGCCATGCTGCGGGCAGAGACGAAAGAAGAATTGTTCCGTATATTCGACGATATTGCCCCCATACTTCATTCACCCGCATAA
- a CDS encoding DUF2059 domain-containing protein, whose protein sequence is MKKGLVLVVMCVAMLFAAAPSVSAQAPSDEYKATLEKMLELSGSMASAKAMVPQMISMLKQQSSASASFWDGFQKKWEGKFGSKLAELYAPVYQKYLTLDDLKKIVAFYESPVGKKLGASTPAMMAEGMQIGQKLGMEIATELQQELQAQGK, encoded by the coding sequence ATGAAAAAAGGTTTGGTTTTAGTTGTGATGTGTGTAGCAATGTTGTTTGCTGCCGCACCTTCGGTTTCGGCACAAGCACCGAGTGATGAGTACAAGGCTACATTGGAAAAAATGCTGGAACTATCCGGTTCTATGGCGTCGGCAAAGGCTATGGTGCCACAGATGATTTCTATGTTGAAACAACAATCATCGGCATCGGCATCTTTCTGGGATGGTTTTCAGAAGAAATGGGAAGGAAAGTTTGGCAGTAAGCTGGCAGAACTTTACGCTCCCGTTTATCAGAAATATCTGACACTGGATGATTTGAAGAAAATTGTTGCTTTCTATGAATCGCCTGTCGGAAAGAAACTGGGCGCTTCTACTCCTGCCATGATGGCTGAGGGCATGCAAATAGGACAAAAGTTGGGAATGGAGATTGCCACTGAACTTCAACAGGAATTGCAGGCACAGGGAAAGTAA
- a CDS encoding peptidase U32 family protein, which yields MDLKDFEIMAPVGSRESLAAAIQAGADSIYFGIENLNMRARSANTFTIEDLREIAQTCDEHGMKSYLTVNTIIYDQDLALMRTIVDAAKSAGISAVIAADVAVMSYARQIGQEVHLSTQLNISNVEALRFYAQFADVVVLARELNLEQVAEIYRHICEENICGPGGKPIRIEMFCHGALCMAVSGKCYLSLHEMNHSANRGACMQVCRRSYTVRDKETDVELDVDNQYIMSPKDLKTIHFMNKMLDAGVRVFKIEGRARGPEYVRTVAECYKEAIRSYLDGTFTDEKIAAWDERLKTVFNRGFWDGYYLGQRLGEWTKNYGSAATERKIYVGKGIRYFSNIGVAEFLVEAAELNVGDKLLITGPTTGAVFTTLDEARVDLKPVQTVKKGQHFSMKADKIRPSDKLYKLVSTEELKKFKGLDIEKTRG from the coding sequence ATGGATTTAAAAGATTTTGAAATCATGGCCCCTGTCGGCTCGCGCGAATCACTCGCGGCGGCCATCCAGGCAGGTGCCGATTCCATCTATTTCGGTATTGAAAACCTGAATATGCGGGCCCGTTCGGCTAATACCTTCACTATTGAAGACCTTCGGGAAATAGCGCAGACGTGCGATGAGCACGGTATGAAGAGTTATCTTACCGTTAACACTATTATTTACGATCAGGACCTGGCATTGATGCGCACCATCGTAGATGCGGCCAAGTCGGCGGGTATCTCTGCGGTGATTGCGGCGGACGTAGCTGTGATGAGCTATGCGCGGCAGATCGGTCAGGAAGTACACCTCAGTACGCAACTGAATATCTCGAATGTGGAGGCTCTGCGCTTCTACGCGCAATTTGCCGATGTTGTGGTGCTGGCACGCGAATTGAATCTGGAACAGGTAGCGGAGATTTATCGTCATATCTGTGAGGAGAATATCTGTGGTCCCGGCGGAAAGCCTATCCGCATCGAAATGTTCTGTCACGGTGCTCTCTGCATGGCAGTGTCGGGAAAATGCTATCTTTCTTTGCACGAGATGAACCACTCTGCCAACCGGGGAGCCTGCATGCAGGTGTGCCGTCGCTCTTATACGGTGCGTGATAAGGAGACGGATGTGGAACTGGATGTGGACAATCAATATATCATGTCTCCGAAAGACTTGAAAACCATCCATTTTATGAATAAAATGCTGGATGCAGGCGTGCGCGTGTTCAAGATAGAAGGACGTGCCCGTGGTCCGGAGTATGTACGCACGGTAGCGGAATGTTACAAAGAAGCCATCCGTTCTTACCTGGACGGCACCTTCACCGATGAAAAGATAGCCGCATGGGATGAACGTCTGAAGACTGTATTCAACCGTGGCTTCTGGGATGGGTATTACCTCGGACAACGCCTCGGAGAATGGACGAAGAACTACGGATCGGCCGCTACGGAACGGAAGATATATGTAGGTAAGGGTATCAGATACTTTTCTAATATCGGTGTTGCCGAGTTCCTGGTAGAAGCTGCAGAACTGAATGTGGGAGACAAGTTGCTGATTACAGGTCCCACTACAGGAGCAGTATTCACTACGCTTGATGAAGCCCGTGTAGACCTGAAACCGGTGCAAACCGTGAAGAAAGGACAGCATTTCTCGATGAAAGCGGATAAAATACGTCCTAGTGACAAACTCTATAAGCTGGTTTCTACAGAAGAACTGAAGAAGTTCAAGGGACTGGATATTGAGAAAACACGTGGATGA
- a CDS encoding acyl-CoA thioesterase, which produces MEKYIYELEMKVRDYECDLQGIVNNANYQHYLEHTRHEFLLSTGVSFAELHEQGVDPVVARINMAFKTPLKSGDEFISKLYMKKEGIKYVFYQDIFRKSDDKVVIKATVETVCLVNGRLSDSKLFDEIFEAYL; this is translated from the coding sequence ATGGAAAAGTATATCTATGAGTTAGAGATGAAGGTGCGCGATTACGAGTGTGATCTGCAAGGCATCGTGAATAATGCAAATTACCAGCACTATTTGGAGCATACCCGTCATGAGTTTCTGCTATCTACCGGTGTCAGTTTTGCGGAATTGCACGAACAGGGAGTCGATCCCGTAGTGGCACGTATCAACATGGCGTTTAAAACTCCTCTGAAGAGCGGTGATGAGTTTATTTCCAAACTCTACATGAAGAAAGAAGGCATCAAGTATGTTTTCTATCAGGATATTTTTCGGAAGAGTGATGATAAAGTAGTCATAAAAGCGACAGTCGAAACGGTGTGTCTGGTGAATGGACGACTGAGTGACAGTAAGCTTTTTGATGAGATATTTGAGGCATACCTCTAA
- the dprA gene encoding DNA-processing protein DprA, with amino-acid sequence MNNDERICSIALTLCPGIGHIGAKRLIDGIGSAAGVFSQRKELPELLPGVSPTIVTALDNPAAFLRAEHEMEFVEKNRLTCLTLKDEAYPSRLRECEDAPIVLFFKGHTDLNRLRVINMVGTRNATEYGKQFCVDFLRDLSSHYPDVLVVSGLAYGIDIHAHRAALANNLSTVAVLAHGLDRIYPYVHRKTAIDMLANGGLLTEFLTETNPDRHNFVSRNRIVAGMTDATIVVESASKGGSLITADLAVDYHRDCFAVPGRTTDPLSMGCNQLIRDNKAVLIQSADDFMLAMGWTTEEEPAKHEGIQRSLFLELTEEEELVVGILTRLGDLHINVLVVESNIPVNRMTALLFELEMKGVVRAMVGGVYHLLT; translated from the coding sequence ATGAACAACGACGAACGAATTTGCAGTATAGCCCTCACGCTTTGCCCCGGTATAGGACATATCGGGGCAAAACGTTTAATAGACGGTATTGGAAGTGCCGCCGGAGTCTTTTCTCAACGTAAAGAACTGCCTGAATTGCTACCTGGTGTGAGCCCTACTATAGTCACTGCCCTTGATAATCCTGCCGCTTTCCTGCGTGCCGAACATGAAATGGAGTTCGTGGAGAAGAATCGCCTCACTTGTCTGACTCTCAAAGATGAAGCTTATCCGTCCCGTTTGCGCGAGTGTGAAGACGCTCCGATAGTCCTCTTCTTTAAAGGCCACACCGATCTCAATCGTCTTCGCGTCATCAATATGGTCGGTACTCGTAATGCCACAGAGTATGGCAAGCAATTTTGTGTAGATTTCCTGCGTGATCTTTCCTCTCATTATCCTGATGTGCTGGTAGTCAGCGGTCTGGCTTATGGCATCGATATCCATGCCCATCGCGCTGCCCTGGCCAACAACCTTTCCACCGTGGCTGTCCTTGCTCACGGACTGGATCGTATCTATCCTTATGTTCATCGTAAAACTGCCATTGATATGTTGGCGAATGGTGGACTCCTTACCGAATTCCTCACCGAAACCAATCCCGACCGGCATAACTTTGTCAGTCGCAACCGCATTGTGGCTGGTATGACTGATGCAACCATCGTTGTGGAATCCGCCTCCAAAGGTGGTTCGCTGATTACGGCAGACCTTGCTGTAGACTATCATCGTGATTGTTTCGCTGTTCCCGGTCGTACCACCGATCCCTTGTCTATGGGCTGTAACCAACTGATACGTGATAATAAAGCCGTTCTCATCCAGTCTGCCGATGACTTTATGCTGGCGATGGGTTGGACTACAGAAGAGGAACCCGCCAAACATGAAGGCATTCAGCGTAGTCTCTTTCTTGAATTGACGGAGGAAGAAGAACTTGTGGTCGGCATCCTTACACGCTTGGGCGACTTGCATATCAACGTATTGGTAGTGGAATCCAATATTCCGGTGAACCGTATGACAGCTCTGCTTTTTGAACTGGAAATGAAGGGAGTGGTGCGTGCAATGGTGGGTGGAGTATATCATTTATTAACGTAA
- a CDS encoding response regulator, producing the protein MRYLFFYILLFIGELSVSAQHMFSRQFPFFNQLSSNEIFSIHQDREGYFWIGTTNGLARYDGYQLNTFRTDYKNQNLLTDNGITAINDNDLYVWIGTWKGLNLYNKQTCRITPFSDARLLNKVVDAITVDKDGNVWVSAGGMIYRCDSTAHIIKEYEVGGLQEGYAISNIYADQQKQLWAVGSRGIFRYEPEADSFFRYPPLGNGHTAYIMHQDNSGNYWIGTWGEGLWQFFPSAQKGGHYKKHNIAASNNKETDVESILFSIEQDDTFGYLWMLSYAGLHAFKYTDAGTLEKVDIDHLVDTHMMYTRICKDREGNLWLPSYDMAYTIFFDNSNIDNYLLPQLKEEMGWDANVMNLCQGSDSIMWFRQDRYELCMYDFSRDAFVGTGVGEINAIIRSLHKPGVWVNSSRTPHVMRLTQRNMKVQIEEDINIGGVTGLLEDKVGNLWISRWTDINVKRPDKDDLVASGSDVPVMTSLFNDVKGEILGLSHESKIYRLSCADGRITCELKGSVSSLLEKEEVNSVCIDRKGRLWLNTTLGRILRSDETMHKFENVSLDNEIDDCTVLGLLSDKNSVWIITNKKVLQYNIDSQTFLHYSTVDDNIMVDVFRYKAISLDGWGGLYVGGHRGFIHIRPGNASTVNRAPASLHITDVKVEDKSIFFGNAEASGENTIHKIFLGPDDRNIEIFFSSLLYSLNAGCRIAYQLEGVDHYWIYSDNNRNSVFYNHLPKGTYKLRLKLEYERGKWTEGEVLLTIVKEPAFYETWFAYLVYVILIGLCFYVVIRLYMRRIKLKSEVRLQEELTRTKLTYFTNVSHELLTPLTVISCISDYLDQKVPAVRQQSVMLKANAEKLKRLIQQVLDFRKMDVGKLKLNVSEGDIREFVLNICQVNFQPLALKKNITLDTRFEAEEAHGYVDFDKLDKILHNLLSNAMKYTPENRRITVDVRVVNEAEHRILVLKVEDEGIGISEKELEQIFIRFYNSKKNRGIESNGIGLSLTKDLITLHHGLITVESVLGQGSCFTVKLPVDKESYSPDELLDETMVLQTGTDDVPMEDYASSDEVDKPAILLIDDNTELLFVMKEMFRERYTVLTAADGQQAWDKLKDNEVDVVICDVMLPDANGWELCARMKGDLRFNHIPVIILTAKNGIEDRVASYEAGADGYIAKPFELKILFARVDNLIRSSKMRQAAFRKEENLNLESLAYPSADKQFMQSIIDSIEQHFEESEFDLEQLAAEKRMSKSTLYRKIKSMTGMSPLDFIRNIKMKRACMMLLSGSYNISEVAYAVGFNSPKYFTRCFKDEFGVTPSEYLQKHGGDGR; encoded by the coding sequence ATGAGGTACCTGTTCTTTTATATACTTTTATTTATTGGAGAACTGTCCGTAAGCGCACAGCACATGTTCTCCAGACAATTTCCATTCTTCAACCAACTCTCTTCCAATGAGATTTTCAGTATTCATCAGGATAGGGAAGGGTACTTCTGGATAGGTACCACGAATGGTCTGGCACGCTATGACGGCTATCAGTTAAATACATTCCGTACAGACTATAAAAATCAGAATCTGCTGACTGACAATGGAATTACTGCTATCAATGATAATGATCTGTATGTATGGATCGGTACATGGAAAGGGCTGAACCTGTATAATAAGCAGACCTGTCGGATTACTCCTTTCTCAGATGCACGGCTTCTGAACAAGGTGGTGGATGCCATAACGGTCGACAAGGATGGGAATGTTTGGGTAAGCGCCGGTGGAATGATATACCGATGCGATTCTACCGCGCATATTATAAAGGAGTATGAGGTTGGAGGTCTTCAGGAGGGATATGCCATCAGTAATATTTACGCAGACCAGCAAAAGCAACTTTGGGCAGTGGGATCAAGGGGTATATTCAGATATGAGCCCGAAGCCGATTCTTTTTTCCGTTATCCGCCATTGGGTAACGGACATACCGCATATATTATGCATCAGGATAATTCCGGTAATTACTGGATCGGTACGTGGGGGGAAGGTTTGTGGCAATTCTTTCCCTCTGCACAGAAAGGAGGACACTATAAGAAACATAATATAGCTGCTTCAAACAATAAAGAAACCGACGTTGAATCCATTCTTTTCAGTATAGAACAGGATGATACGTTTGGTTATCTTTGGATGCTTTCGTATGCCGGGCTCCATGCGTTTAAATACACGGATGCAGGGACACTGGAAAAGGTGGATATAGACCATCTGGTTGATACACACATGATGTACACCCGGATATGCAAAGACAGGGAGGGTAATCTGTGGCTACCTTCGTATGATATGGCGTATACCATCTTTTTTGATAATTCGAACATAGACAATTACCTTCTTCCTCAATTGAAGGAAGAGATGGGATGGGATGCTAATGTCATGAATCTCTGTCAGGGAAGTGACAGTATCATGTGGTTCAGGCAGGACAGGTACGAATTGTGCATGTACGATTTCTCACGGGATGCGTTTGTCGGTACAGGTGTGGGCGAGATTAATGCCATTATCAGATCTCTTCATAAACCCGGTGTCTGGGTTAATTCAAGCCGGACTCCCCATGTGATGAGACTGACGCAACGGAACATGAAGGTGCAGATAGAAGAAGACATCAATATAGGCGGAGTTACAGGGCTACTTGAGGATAAGGTCGGCAATCTGTGGATATCCCGGTGGACGGATATAAACGTGAAACGTCCTGATAAAGATGACTTGGTAGCTTCGGGTAGTGACGTTCCGGTAATGACTTCCCTGTTCAATGATGTAAAGGGAGAAATTTTAGGGTTGTCTCACGAGAGCAAAATCTATCGGCTGAGTTGTGCCGACGGGCGGATTACCTGTGAACTGAAAGGCAGTGTTTCTTCTCTTCTGGAAAAGGAAGAAGTGAACAGTGTCTGCATTGACCGGAAAGGACGGCTGTGGCTGAACACTACTTTGGGAAGAATACTGCGGTCTGACGAAACGATGCATAAGTTTGAAAATGTATCGCTCGATAATGAGATAGATGACTGTACTGTATTAGGATTACTTTCCGATAAGAACAGTGTGTGGATTATCACCAATAAGAAAGTACTTCAATATAATATTGATTCGCAGACTTTTCTGCACTATTCTACTGTTGATGATAACATTATGGTAGATGTTTTCAGGTATAAGGCTATCAGTCTGGACGGTTGGGGCGGACTCTATGTAGGCGGACATCGCGGATTCATACATATTCGTCCCGGTAATGCATCGACGGTGAACAGGGCTCCTGCGAGCTTGCATATCACAGATGTCAAAGTTGAAGACAAAAGTATCTTCTTCGGTAATGCGGAAGCCTCGGGAGAGAATACGATACATAAGATTTTCCTTGGTCCGGATGACCGGAATATCGAGATTTTCTTTTCTTCGCTTTTGTATTCGCTGAATGCGGGATGTCGCATAGCGTATCAGTTGGAGGGGGTGGATCATTATTGGATCTATTCGGATAACAACAGAAATTCCGTCTTCTATAACCACCTGCCGAAGGGAACGTATAAACTCCGTTTGAAGTTGGAATATGAGCGGGGTAAGTGGACTGAAGGCGAAGTGTTGCTGACCATTGTGAAAGAGCCGGCATTCTATGAAACCTGGTTTGCATATCTTGTTTATGTCATTCTCATCGGATTGTGTTTCTATGTGGTAATCCGGCTTTATATGCGTCGCATTAAACTGAAGAGTGAAGTGAGATTGCAGGAAGAACTGACGCGCACCAAGTTGACTTACTTCACCAATGTTTCCCATGAGTTGCTGACACCGCTTACCGTCATATCCTGTATATCGGATTATCTGGATCAGAAGGTTCCTGCCGTGCGACAACAGTCCGTTATGCTCAAGGCTAACGCGGAGAAGTTGAAGCGACTGATACAGCAAGTGCTTGATTTCCGCAAGATGGATGTGGGGAAACTGAAACTGAACGTTTCGGAAGGAGATATCCGTGAGTTTGTCCTGAACATCTGCCAGGTAAACTTCCAACCGCTTGCATTGAAGAAGAATATCACGCTGGATACTCGTTTTGAAGCGGAGGAAGCACATGGCTATGTGGATTTTGATAAGCTGGATAAGATATTGCATAATTTGCTGTCCAATGCCATGAAGTATACTCCTGAGAACAGGCGTATTACTGTTGATGTACGGGTAGTGAATGAAGCGGAACATCGGATATTGGTGTTGAAAGTGGAGGATGAGGGCATTGGTATTTCTGAGAAAGAACTGGAACAGATATTCATCCGTTTCTATAACAGTAAGAAGAACCGGGGAATCGAGTCGAACGGAATCGGCCTCTCGCTAACGAAAGATCTGATAACCTTGCATCATGGCCTTATCACCGTGGAAAGCGTTTTAGGACAAGGTTCCTGCTTCACTGTAAAGCTGCCTGTTGACAAAGAAAGCTACTCTCCGGATGAATTGCTTGACGAGACGATGGTGTTGCAGACCGGTACGGATGATGTGCCCATGGAAGATTATGCTTCGTCTGATGAGGTGGATAAACCGGCTATCTTGTTGATTGACGACAATACGGAATTGCTGTTCGTTATGAAAGAGATGTTCAGGGAACGATATACTGTACTGACAGCCGCAGACGGGCAACAAGCCTGGGATAAGTTGAAGGATAATGAGGTGGATGTCGTCATTTGTGATGTCATGTTGCCCGATGCCAATGGTTGGGAACTTTGTGCGCGTATGAAGGGTGATTTGCGTTTCAATCATATACCTGTCATCATACTTACGGCTAAGAATGGTATTGAGGACCGTGTTGCCAGCTATGAAGCGGGCGCCGACGGATATATAGCCAAGCCTTTTGAGTTGAAGATACTTTTTGCCCGGGTGGATAACCTTATCCGATCTTCGAAGATGCGTCAGGCGGCCTTCCGCAAAGAAGAGAACCTGAATTTGGAGAGCTTGGCCTATCCCTCGGCGGATAAGCAGTTCATGCAATCTATCATCGACAGCATCGAACAGCACTTTGAAGAGTCTGAATTCGATCTGGAACAGTTGGCTGCGGAGAAGCGTATGTCCAAGTCTACCCTTTACCGCAAGATAAAGTCGATGACGGGAATGTCTCCTTTGGACTTTATACGGAATATAAAGATGAAGCGTGCCTGCATGATGTTGCTGAGTGGTTCGTATAATATATCTGAAGTGGCTTATGCTGTAGGCTTTAACAGCCCCAAATATTTCACCCGGTGCTTCAAGGATGAATTCGGTGTGACGCCGAGTGAATATCTTCAGAAACATGGAGGTGATGGGAGATAA
- a CDS encoding HU family DNA-binding protein, producing the protein MFFKKAKKAINNLWYPQSVTWGKAVTTREVADELSVLSTVTRGDTYAVMENLGRVLSNYMGQGRTVKIDGVGTFYYTASSTKKGVKTAAEVNASLINGVRVRFIPEVERNSGNQVTSRSMVNTKIVWEEWRGRV; encoded by the coding sequence ATGTTTTTTAAGAAAGCTAAAAAGGCAATTAACAATTTGTGGTATCCCCAATCCGTAACATGGGGCAAGGCAGTGACAACCCGTGAAGTGGCTGACGAATTGTCGGTCCTTTCCACCGTGACCCGCGGCGATACGTACGCGGTGATGGAAAATCTTGGGCGGGTATTGAGCAACTATATGGGACAGGGACGTACGGTGAAGATTGACGGTGTGGGAACGTTCTACTACACGGCCTCCTCCACTAAAAAAGGGGTGAAGACTGCCGCAGAGGTAAACGCTTCACTAATCAACGGGGTACGTGTCCGCTTTATCCCCGAAGTGGAACGTAACAGCGGCAACCAGGTGACGAGCCGAAGTATGGTAAATACAAAAATCGTCTGGGAAGAATGGCGTGGTAGGGTATAA